Proteins from one Acidihalobacter prosperus genomic window:
- a CDS encoding cysteine hydrolase family protein has protein sequence MSFEIDARSFAYRCPADGTALLLIDLQRDFVEPGGFGASLGNDVSRLRPAIKACRRLLETFRALGLPVLHTREAHRPDLADCPPAKRLRGEPPLRIGDAGPMGHLLVAGETGTEIVPECRPLPGETVIDKPGKGAFYATDFGTHLERLGITHLVVGGVTTEVCVQSTLREANDRGYECLLVEEATESYFPEFKRATLEMVRAQGAIVGWTAALADVLRAFAPPFPKDRSLT, from the coding sequence ATGAGCTTCGAAATCGACGCCCGTTCCTTTGCCTACCGCTGTCCAGCGGACGGCACTGCGCTGCTGCTGATCGATCTGCAGCGCGATTTCGTCGAGCCGGGCGGCTTCGGCGCCAGCCTGGGCAACGACGTCTCGCGCCTGCGGCCCGCGATCAAGGCCTGCCGCCGCCTGCTGGAGACCTTCCGCGCGCTCGGCCTGCCCGTGCTGCACACCCGCGAGGCGCACCGCCCGGACCTTGCCGATTGTCCGCCCGCCAAGCGGCTGCGCGGCGAACCGCCGCTGCGCATCGGCGACGCGGGGCCGATGGGGCACCTGCTCGTCGCCGGCGAGACGGGCACCGAGATCGTGCCCGAGTGCCGTCCGCTGCCGGGCGAGACCGTGATCGACAAGCCCGGCAAGGGCGCGTTCTACGCCACCGATTTCGGCACGCACCTGGAGCGCCTCGGCATCACCCATCTCGTGGTCGGCGGCGTCACCACCGAGGTCTGCGTGCAGAGCACCCTGCGCGAGGCCAACGACCGCGGCTACGAATGCTTGCTGGTCGAGGAGGCCACCGAAAGCTATTTCCCCGAATTCAAGCGCGCCACCCTCGAAATGGTGCGTGCGCAGGGGGCCATCGTCGGCTGGACCGCCGCGCTCGCCGACGTGCTCCGCGCGTTCGCCCCCCCTTTCCCTAAAGACCGGAGCCTGACATGA
- a CDS encoding DUF4089 domain-containing protein, which yields MTAKPQDLDAYIDQAAALIDLPIDPAYREMVLTYFALSARMADVLSAQPLPPSDEPAPVFVP from the coding sequence ATGACCGCCAAGCCGCAAGATCTCGACGCCTACATCGACCAGGCCGCCGCGCTGATCGATCTGCCCATCGACCCCGCCTACCGCGAAATGGTGCTGACCTACTTCGCGCTCAGCGCGCGCATGGCCGACGTGCTCTCGGCGCAGCCGCTGCCGCCGAGCGACGAACCCGCGCCGGTATTCGTGCCATGA
- a CDS encoding AtzE family amidohydrolase gives MSGDLPTTATAIADAVRAGRISAREVLERTLRRIARGNEALNAFTLVTSERALAEADAIDAARTRGDVLGPLAGVPFAVKNLFDIAGEVTLAGSKINLDDPPAAADATAVTRLNRAGAVLVGALNMGEYAYDFTGENAHVGPARNPHDPTRMTGGSSGGSGAAVGGALVPLALGSDTNGSIRVPSSLCGVFGLKPTFGRLSRAGTFAFCPSLDHIGPLARSAADLALAYDAMQGADSRDPVCQPEPVESSASQLDAGIDGLRIAVAGDYFRQQGTDQAIEAVDRVARTLGARHLVELPETPRARAAAYLITNAESSNLHLERLRTRAADYDPDVRDRMLAGALLPATWNLQAQRFRAWYRREVAKVFERFDVLLAPATPMHAPAIGARHMTLDGQEMMVRPHLGLYTQPLSFIGLPVVVVPVHTPGSLPIGVQVVAAPWREADALRVAAWLENHGYEAPPPASRKE, from the coding sequence ATGAGCGGCGATCTGCCGACCACCGCGACGGCGATCGCCGATGCCGTGCGCGCGGGGCGCATCAGTGCGCGCGAGGTGCTGGAGCGTACGCTGCGCCGGATCGCGCGCGGCAACGAAGCGCTCAACGCCTTCACCCTGGTCACCTCCGAACGCGCATTGGCGGAGGCGGACGCCATCGATGCCGCCCGCACCCGCGGCGATGTCCTCGGGCCGCTCGCGGGCGTGCCGTTTGCGGTGAAAAACCTGTTCGACATCGCCGGCGAGGTCACCCTCGCCGGCTCGAAGATCAATCTCGACGACCCGCCTGCCGCAGCCGACGCCACCGCCGTGACTCGGCTCAACCGCGCGGGCGCGGTGCTGGTGGGTGCGCTCAACATGGGCGAATACGCCTACGACTTCACCGGTGAAAATGCCCACGTCGGCCCCGCCCGCAATCCACACGATCCGACGCGCATGACCGGCGGCTCCAGCGGCGGCAGCGGCGCGGCCGTCGGCGGCGCGCTGGTGCCGCTCGCGCTGGGATCGGACACCAACGGTTCGATCCGGGTGCCGTCCTCGCTGTGCGGCGTGTTCGGGCTCAAGCCCACCTTCGGCCGCCTGTCGCGTGCCGGCACCTTCGCCTTCTGCCCCAGCCTCGACCACATCGGCCCGCTGGCGCGCAGCGCGGCCGATCTGGCTCTGGCCTACGACGCCATGCAGGGCGCCGACTCGCGCGATCCTGTGTGCCAGCCGGAGCCCGTCGAATCCAGCGCCAGCCAGCTCGACGCCGGCATCGACGGGCTGCGCATCGCGGTGGCTGGCGACTACTTCCGCCAGCAGGGCACGGACCAGGCGATCGAAGCAGTGGACCGCGTGGCGCGCACGCTCGGCGCGCGTCACCTGGTCGAGCTTCCGGAAACGCCGCGCGCCCGCGCAGCGGCCTATCTGATCACCAATGCCGAAAGCAGCAACCTGCACCTGGAACGCCTGCGCACGCGCGCCGCCGACTACGATCCCGACGTGCGCGACCGCATGCTCGCCGGCGCCCTGCTGCCCGCCACCTGGAACCTGCAGGCGCAGCGCTTCCGCGCCTGGTACCGGCGCGAGGTCGCCAAGGTGTTCGAACGCTTCGACGTGCTGCTGGCCCCGGCCACGCCGATGCATGCGCCCGCCATCGGTGCCCGCCACATGACGCTCGACGGCCAGGAAATGATGGTGCGCCCGCACCTCGGCCTGTACACCCAGCCGCTTTCGTTCATCGGCCTGCCGGTGGTGGTGGTGCCGGTGCACACGCCGGGCAGCCTGCCCATCGGCGTGCAGGTCGTCGCCGCGCCCTGGCGCGAGGCCGACGCGCTGCGCGTCGCCGCCTGGCTGGAAAACCACGGCTACGAGGCGCCCCCGCCCGCCTCGCGCAAGGAGTGA
- the hpxZ gene encoding oxalurate catabolism protein HpxZ, whose product MPEINLPVVVAEVEAAFARYEAALVGNDVAVLDELFWDSPHTLRYGVGENLYGYAAIAAFRASRPAQNLARELVNTVITTYGEDFATANTEFRRGEVRGRQSQTWMRTPEGWRVVAAHVSLLPRAG is encoded by the coding sequence ATGCCTGAGATCAATCTGCCCGTGGTCGTGGCCGAGGTCGAGGCCGCCTTCGCGCGGTACGAAGCCGCCCTGGTCGGCAACGACGTCGCCGTGCTCGACGAACTGTTCTGGGACAGCCCGCACACGCTGCGCTACGGCGTCGGCGAGAACCTGTACGGCTACGCGGCCATCGCCGCCTTCCGCGCCTCGCGCCCGGCGCAGAACCTGGCCCGCGAACTGGTCAACACCGTGATCACCACCTACGGCGAGGACTTCGCCACCGCGAACACCGAGTTCCGCCGCGGCGAGGTACGGGGGCGCCAGAGCCAGACCTGGATGCGCACTCCCGAGGGCTGGCGCGTGGTCGCCGCCCACGTCAGCCTGCTGCCTCGCGCAGGCTAA
- a CDS encoding nucleotidyltransferase family protein, which yields MPTAILLAGGRSSRSGRRHKACRRLPGSVWLDRQIDALRAAGCGEVRLVLGARPRRVLACLHRRVPLRLNRRHALGPFVSLQTGLAPLRDDVLILPIDVPVPPPWLVRALVRALRPGIAVAIPRHNGRGGHPVLLARDFAETLMHLDPAAPEARLDLQLRALPPDRRAGIKGSREVLEDLNETQAWRDYRQRGGH from the coding sequence ATGCCGACGGCGATCCTGCTCGCCGGCGGCCGGTCGAGCCGCTCCGGCCGCCGTCACAAGGCCTGCCGCCGCCTGCCCGGCAGCGTCTGGCTGGACCGCCAGATCGACGCGCTGCGCGCGGCCGGTTGCGGCGAGGTACGCCTGGTGCTGGGCGCAAGACCGCGGCGCGTGCTCGCCTGCCTGCATCGCCGCGTTCCCCTGCGCCTGAATCGGCGCCATGCCCTCGGACCCTTCGTCTCGCTGCAGACCGGACTCGCCCCGCTGCGCGACGACGTGCTCATCCTGCCCATCGACGTGCCCGTCCCGCCGCCCTGGCTGGTACGGGCACTGGTCCGCGCGCTGCGACCCGGCATCGCGGTCGCCATTCCCCGGCACAACGGCCGCGGCGGTCATCCGGTTCTGCTGGCCAGGGATTTCGCCGAAACCCTGATGCACCTGGACCCGGCTGCGCCCGAGGCGCGCCTCGACCTGCAGTTGCGTGCCCTGCCGCCCGACCGGCGGGCCGGGATCAAAGGCAGCCGAGAGGTGCTGGAGGACCTGAATGAAACGCAGGCCTGGCGCGATTATCGGCAACGAGGCGGCCACTGA
- a CDS encoding c-type cytochrome — protein sequence MRRSASGNRIWRCLQLTLCLIVTIILNDDIHICAGGRYLKKPGIHDLAVDPLPRATPPCSDIHTESMPVSRTHSKSARMQSRPHECQRQRLHVARRCAENSPGDRTAHPPTPPPQGLISMRLNSFRTRHRRIPLACISAALLMSLAGGAQAADVAQIVHARKDHFKALGRNDKFLRDEMHRSPPDWHWIQVYAKQIAALSNALPTWFPAGSGKGHGVATRASREIWAKPAAFARAAQRMKISADNLTRDAARHDFNALAFDARKLGQSCGSCHRAFRTHSSWW from the coding sequence TTGCGACGATCCGCGTCAGGAAACCGCATTTGGAGATGTCTTCAATTAACGCTCTGCCTTATCGTGACCATTATTTTGAATGATGACATCCACATATGCGCCGGCGGTCGATATCTGAAAAAACCGGGCATTCACGACCTCGCCGTCGATCCGCTGCCGCGCGCGACGCCACCCTGCAGCGATATACACACCGAGTCGATGCCCGTCTCCCGCACGCACAGCAAGTCCGCAAGGATGCAATCACGGCCGCACGAATGTCAGCGCCAGCGCCTGCATGTCGCAAGACGATGCGCCGAAAATTCACCGGGCGATCGAACCGCCCACCCGCCTACTCCACCACCTCAAGGGTTGATCTCCATGCGTCTTAACAGCTTTCGAACCCGCCATCGCCGCATTCCGCTCGCGTGCATCAGCGCCGCACTGTTGATGAGTCTGGCGGGCGGCGCGCAGGCCGCCGACGTCGCGCAAATCGTCCACGCACGCAAGGATCACTTCAAGGCACTGGGCCGGAACGACAAGTTCCTGCGGGACGAGATGCACCGGTCGCCTCCGGACTGGCACTGGATACAGGTGTACGCAAAGCAGATTGCCGCACTCTCCAATGCCCTGCCCACGTGGTTCCCGGCAGGCAGCGGGAAAGGGCATGGCGTCGCCACCCGGGCGAGCCGGGAAATCTGGGCAAAACCCGCCGCATTCGCCCGAGCCGCCCAGCGTATGAAAATCAGCGCCGACAACCTCACACGCGACGCCGCCCGGCACGACTTCAACGCGCTCGCATTCGATGCGAGGAAACTCGGCCAATCCTGCGGCAGCTGCCATCGCGCTTTCCGCACGCACAGCAGCTGGTGGTGA
- a CDS encoding cytochrome b/b6 domain-containing protein, whose product MGNQETAVRKRVRVWDLPTRLWHWSVLILFGVCWWTADTDHMRWHLFAGYGVLGLVSFRIVWGFCGGQTARFSSFVRGPAGIWRYVRKLFKREGDASLGHNPLGALSIIVMLSLLLLQTILGLFAVNDDGGASGPLSQWVSYGTGRRFAHLHAFNFNLLLLLIGLHLAAIVFYRLFRGENLVSAMIHGYKSHRAAGETPYFVPLWRAALVAASIFVGVVLLVKI is encoded by the coding sequence ATGGGCAACCAGGAGACGGCCGTTCGAAAACGCGTTCGGGTCTGGGATCTACCGACGAGGCTCTGGCACTGGAGCGTCCTGATCCTGTTCGGGGTCTGCTGGTGGACCGCGGACACCGACCACATGCGATGGCACCTGTTCGCCGGCTACGGCGTCCTCGGCCTCGTGTCCTTTCGGATCGTTTGGGGATTTTGCGGCGGCCAGACAGCCCGCTTCAGCAGCTTCGTCCGCGGACCAGCAGGCATTTGGCGCTACGTGCGCAAGCTCTTCAAGCGCGAGGGCGATGCGTCGCTCGGGCACAACCCGCTGGGCGCGCTCAGCATCATCGTCATGCTGAGCCTTTTGCTGCTGCAAACCATCCTCGGCCTATTCGCGGTCAATGACGACGGCGGCGCCTCAGGCCCCCTGTCCCAGTGGGTCTCCTACGGGACCGGCCGGCGCTTCGCGCATTTGCACGCCTTCAATTTCAATCTCCTGTTGCTCCTCATCGGCCTGCACCTCGCCGCGATCGTCTTCTACCGTCTGTTCCGCGGCGAGAATCTTGTGTCGGCCATGATTCACGGCTACAAGTCGCACCGCGCAGCCGGCGAAACACCGTACTTCGTGCCGCTGTGGCGCGCGGCATTGGTCGCCGCCTCGATTTTCGTCGGCGTCGTATTGCTGGTGAAGATCTGA
- a CDS encoding DotA/TraY family protein yields MRADAGSGGAASGVLHALMAPIYIIAGMLMAQGGFLAYYLPAVPFIFWSFGVLGWLLLIVESTIAAPLWAVSHAVPEGEGFAGRYALQGWQMFVNVIFRPILLTVGLLISLMLMHVICHFALVGYKYANLSIVDSTSMVSITGFLFTNLIMIALAIALAHKSHELIYETADNVMKWIGFDTTALGSVKSEGMVEGAVKGGGGDIKTGADAMVAARKRNPDDRMPRPSSDADNGGADVNGPKDSGESTDGGK; encoded by the coding sequence GTGCGCGCCGACGCGGGCTCGGGCGGTGCCGCTTCTGGTGTGTTGCATGCGCTGATGGCGCCGATCTACATCATCGCCGGCATGTTGATGGCGCAGGGCGGATTCCTGGCCTATTACTTGCCGGCCGTACCCTTCATTTTCTGGAGTTTCGGTGTCCTGGGGTGGTTGCTGCTGATCGTCGAAAGCACGATCGCGGCGCCACTGTGGGCGGTATCGCACGCGGTACCGGAAGGGGAGGGATTCGCCGGGCGCTATGCGTTGCAGGGTTGGCAGATGTTCGTCAACGTGATTTTCCGCCCGATCTTGTTGACGGTCGGGCTGCTCATTTCATTGATGCTGATGCACGTGATCTGCCATTTCGCCTTGGTCGGCTACAAGTATGCGAATCTATCGATAGTCGATAGCACCAGCATGGTGAGTATCACCGGCTTCCTGTTCACGAATCTGATCATGATCGCCCTGGCGATCGCGCTCGCGCACAAGTCGCACGAACTGATCTATGAGACGGCGGACAACGTCATGAAGTGGATCGGTTTCGATACGACGGCACTCGGCTCGGTCAAGAGCGAGGGGATGGTCGAGGGCGCGGTCAAGGGCGGCGGTGGCGACATCAAGACCGGTGCGGATGCCATGGTGGCGGCAAGGAAGCGGAATCCCGACGACCGGATGCCGAGGCCGTCATCCGATGCGGATAATGGCGGTGCGGATGTAAATGGGCCAAAGGATTCTGGTGAGTCAACCGATGGAGGGAAGTGA